One region of Armigeres subalbatus isolate Guangzhou_Male chromosome 3, GZ_Asu_2, whole genome shotgun sequence genomic DNA includes:
- the LOC134225697 gene encoding activated Cdc42 kinase Ack: protein MSDPDTLWLEELLVDVQLEQFLPRIRDELQITRLAHFDYVHVDDLEKIGLGKPGIRRLMEAVKKRKAQQWRRNILSKLIGGGKQQPQKKTAVARESEEPSALALTCLIHEKDVTMSIKLGDGSFGVVRRGEWNAPGGQIVPVAVKILKADTLAQPGVIEDFFKEVQAMHALNHPNLVRLHGVVLSQPMMMVTELASNGSLLDTLRKQCKNTSLTTIWNWSVQVATGMAYLESKRFLHRDLACRNVLLASGNKIKIGDFGLMRALPQQEDCYVMTEHKKVPFPWCAPESLRYRQFSHASDTWMFAVTLWEMFTFGEDPWVGLNGSQILRKIDREGERLHHPDACPPDVYQLMLQCWDKTPAERPTFAAIKEFLSGTSPSIYRAVMNYKAESRLTVEQGDSICVIDDRPELQFVKGQNQRTFEIGIFPRNVAIDSSKHRGGSGTISRPLHDSFRHTAHGAAFGACWGNPSTLEMNEEVKLRGKNNTLNTDRRGKCISEQYAKERKSNAQKQFSYNKLVNENHHKLNQQKQQQLVKDSKNRPLRPPQPHNLPQGSAEGVLIDLSSPGDDSGSVASPPVSMGSHNRQFTSILDEPIDVPTEGDQQQDLNHHTQHHHVVGQVLDEEHPIRLQPPPYQMPPKYTNTMTLDGVSPEPDPFDTRSAFTMESPSNQIVPNVTSDYESGPSSIVSARDLMSSIKRQQTLEGADHNIPSTSAAVYGNVNRGAISKIDSNYGKVTDLEQLSSSMIANMNSSGPNTSGSSYGSAQGLSDSLDVNLSSLTLDSTDPSVLNLTPKKLDKAFLAELEKDIYKNDTNSVNHSQAYVAKSNSKDGSVNHITNLMSSFSKYESSASIYANSGNDMGAGASKNLNANLYQIYANNSAVAASESFQRRNYESTQSMLSPKKQNNEQSADTTSVVTQMWMERNGATSLSNTELTYGNLPAQSTQKTHNFVAVSNRPLSRIQNDTRLYGSSPNVNSINLIAQQLQQQSSAVPQPAPVPTVYNSAFNGNDVYSTIGSDIYDIVAATPASYYERVPPQQQQHHQQQIYNNVSQLQQQQPAIYDEVSCDDLLKPIRAAPAAPLSAQQIQRRLGRLAQQEQQVAALMAELGEEGNEQEARDALTAVNWDHTLAVRHFKIEQLCRLGVANRTKCEEALLKTGWSVQLAASILLEA, encoded by the exons ATGTCCGACCCGGACACCCTCTGGctggaggaactgctggtgGACGTCCAGCTGGAGCAGTTCCTGCCACGGATACGAGACGAACTGCAAATAACCCGACTGGCACACTTCGACTATGTCCACGTGGACGATCTGGAAAAGATCGGACTGGGCAAACCCGGCATCCGGCGCTTGATGGAAGCGGTGAAAAAACGTAAAGCGCAACAGTGGCGACGGAACATCCTCTCGAAACTGATCGGTGGAGGAAAGCAGCAACCTCAGAAAAAGACTGCCGTTGCAAGGGAGTCCGAAGAGCCATCGGCTCTAGCGTTGACTTGTTTGATCCACGAAAAAGATGTAACCATGTCAATTAAATTAGGGGACGGATCATTTGGAGTTGTTCGACGAGGCGAATGGAACGCCCCTGGCGGGCAGATCGTTCCGGTGGCTGTGAAGATTTTGAAAGCTGACACTCTGGCACAACCCGGTGTGATAGAAGATTTTTTCAAGGAGGTTCAAGCGATGCATGCCTTGAATCATCCGAATTTAGTTAGATTGCATGGTGTGGTGCTATCGCAGCCAATGATGATGGTCACTGAACTGGCATCAAATGGTTCCCTCCTGGATACACTGCGTAAGCAGTGTAAGAATACATCGCTGACGACCATTTGGAACTGGTCCGTTCAGGTTGCCACCGGGATGGCGTATTTGGAGAGTAAGAGATTTTTGCACAGGGATTTGGCTTGTAGAAACGTGTTATTGGCATCGGGGAATAAAATTAAGATCGGAGATTTCGGGTTGATGCGAGCGCTTCCACAGCAGGAGGATTGTTACGTGATGACCGAGCATAAGAAAGTTCCCTTTCCTTGGTGCGCTCCGGAGTCGTTGCGGTACCGGCAGTTCAGTCATGCATCCGATACTTGGATGTTCGCGGTGACGCTGTGGGAGATGTTCACTTTCGGGGAAGACCCCTGGGTAGGGCTGAATGGATCGCAGATACTGCGAAAGATTGATCGCGAGGGCGAGCGGTTGCATCATCCAGATGCATGTCCACCGGATGTGTACCAGCTGATGTTACAGTGTTGGGATAAAACACCGGCGGAGCGACCGACGTTTGCTGCTATTAA GGAGTTCCTATCTGGCACGAGTCCTTCGATATATCGGGCAGTGATGAATTACAAGGCTGAAAGTCGATTGACTGTGGAACAAGGCGATTCCATATGTGTAATCGATGATCGGCCAGAGTTGCAGTTCGTGAAAGGTCAAAATCAGCGCACTTTTGAAATTGGAATCTTTCCTCG GAATGTAGCCATTGATTCGTCCAAGCACCGTGGTGGATCGGGAACCATCAGTCGTCCGCTACATGACTCATTCCGTCACACAGCCCATGGGGCTGCCTTTGGGGCATGCTGGGGTAACCCCAGCACGCTTGAAATGAACGAAGAAGTGAAACTGCGAG GCAAGAATAACACCTTGAATACTGATCGTCGAGGAAAATGTATCTCAGAGCAGTACGCCAAGGAACGTAAAAGCAACGCCCAGAAACAGTTTTCCTACAACAAACTTGTCAACGAAAATCATCACAAACTCAACCAGCAGAAGCAACAACAATTGGTTAAGGATAGCAAAAATCGGCCCTTGCGGCCCCCTCAACCGCACAATCTTCCTCAAGGATCAGCCGAAGGTGTTCTTATTGACCTATCATCGCCGGGCGATGACTCTGGTTCTGTCGCTAGTCCACCGGTTTCGATGGGATCACACAACCGCCAGTTTACTAGCATTTTGGATGAACCTATCGATGTACCGACGGAGGGTGATCAACAGCAAGATCTAAACCACCATACTCAACATCATCACGTGGTCGGTCAAGTGCTCGACGAAGAACATCCTATCCGGCTGCAACCCCCACCGTATCAAATGCCTCCAAAGTATACCAATACTATGACATTGGATGGAGTAAGCCCTGAGCCGGATCCATTCGACACAAGATCAGCATTTACCATGGAAAGTCCATCCAATCAAATCGTACCCAACGTAACATCGGATTACGAGAGTGGTCCCTCCAGTATCGTAAGCGCTAGGGATTTGATGTCTTCCATCAAGAGGCAACAAACTTTGGAGGGTGCAGATCATAACATACCGTCGACATCCGCTGCCGTCTATGGCAATGTGAATAGAGGAGCTATATCGAAGATTGATTCAAATTACGGCAAAGTTACTGATTTAGAACAACTGTCCAGTTCTATGATTGCCAACATGAATTCCTCTGGGCCAAACACATCCGGAAGTTCGTATGGAAGTGCTCAAGGATTAAGCGATTCTCTAGATGTTAACTTGAGTAGCCTTACATTGGACAGCACCGATCCAAGTGTGTTAAATTTGACTCCTAAAAAGCTTGATAAAGCTTTTCTAGCAGAATTAGAAAAGGATATCTACAAAAATGATACTAACAGCGTGAACCATTCACAAGCTTACGTTGCCAAATCGAACTCTAAGGATGGATCAGTGAATCACATAACCAACCTGATGAGTTCGTTCTCCAAGTACGAAAGCAGCGCTTCTATTTACGCCAACAGCGGAAACGACATGGGCGCCGGTGCAAGCAAGAACTTGAACGCAAACTTGTATCAAATTTATGCGAACAACTCAGCCGTCGCCGCATCCGAAAGCTTCCAACGAAGAAACTACGAAAGCACGCAAAGCATGCTCTCACCGAAGAAACAAAATAACGAGCAGTCAGCTGACACCACCAGCGTGGTAACTCAAATGTGGATGGAACGCAATGGTGCCACCTCGTTAAGCAACACTGAACTTACTTATGGAAATCTACCCGCTCAGTCTACCCAGAAAACTCATAATTTCGTGGCGGTTTCCAACCGGCCCCTGTCACGAATCCAGAACGACACCCGATTATATGGCTCCAGTCCGAATGTCAATTCTATCAACCTAATTGCTCAACAGCTACAACAGCAGTCCTCCGCTGTTCCTCAACCAGCTCCAGTGCCGACTGTTTACAATAGTGCATTCAATGGCAACGACGTTTATTCGACTATTGGAAGCGATATCTACGACATAGTTGCAGCCACTCCTGCATCTTACTACGAACGGGTGCCTCCTCAACAGCAACAACATCATCAGCAACAGATCTACAACAACGTCAGTCAATTGCAGCAGCAACAACCTGCGATTTACGATGAGGTATCCTGCGATGATCTACTGAAGCCGATCCGGGCAGCCCCGGCGGCACCGCTGTCCGCTCAACAGATCCAGAGGCGACTGGGTCGGTTAGCTCAACAGGAGCAACAGGTGGCGGCTTTGATGGCCGAACTGGGTGAGGAAGGTAATGAGCAGGAAGCTAGGGACGCACTGACGGCCGTTAACTGGGATCACACGTTGGCGGTGCGGCACTTCAAGATTGAACAGCTGTGTCG